CTTCTTTGAGTCTTTGAAGTAAGCAACCTGATTACCTCTTCCTAATCTTTCCCAATAAATCGTCCTGGTTCATGTTGTAGAGAAAAGATAGCATCAACTATATATAAAAGCCCCTAGGCTACATGAATATTCATCACCAATCCTTTCAATTAAAAAGGTAATAACAGTGAAAGAAAACATTTCAACCAATCATGGGTGACTTGGGAGAGTTTGATTCATCATTCATTCAGGCCTTAGAACACAGGCCGAAACCCAATGCTACTGAAGCACAAGGGATACCCTTGATTGATCTCTCACCCATTAGTTGCCATGAAGATGTTGAAACAAACTCAGAAACTGACGCTGCTTCCATTGAGGAGCTTGTCAAACAGGTTGGAAGTGCCTGCAAGAACTGGGGTTTCTTCCAGGTGATCAATCATGGGGTGCCTCTTGATAGGCGCCAGAGGATCGAAGCGGTGGCGAGGGAGTTCTTTGCGCAGAGTTTGGAGGAGAAGAGGAGGGTGAAGAGGGATGAGGTGAAGATAATGGGATACTATGATAGAGAACACACAAAGAATGTTAGGGATTGGAAGGAAGTGTTTGATTTTGGTGTTGAGGATCCAACTTTGGTTGCAGCCTCAACTGATCCTGATGATGATAGTGTTGCTTATTGGACTAATCAGTGGCCTGAATACCCACCCAAGTTCAGGTAAATTATGTTTCAAGCTGTAGTAACAGTGAGTTCTATACAGTAGCTAGTTTATAAGTTAGTGCTACTTATAGCAAATAAAGCTCAAAATTATAGTTACATCTTTTGTGATTTGTTAAAATTCAAATTGACTCCTCTTTATTTCTAAGATATATGTTGAGCACTGCTGAGATTTTGGTAATAATACACTTTAGTATCTTTATGTTTtgtaaaattactaaaatataacGAACATCACTAACTCGGCCTTTTTTTACATAACGGGTTCTAAATCCGGAAAAACGAATAGGGTTGTTCTGTGTATGATTGTCAATGTAAAACAGTGTCTCATTCCAATATATGGCCATGACACAATGACGTTTTTAAAGCTATGTTGGGTTGTGTCAGGCAGCCAATATAAAACAAGGTCGCATCTCAAAACATGGACATGACGCAATAACGTCTTGATCCATACAGCCGATCCCATTTAATGGGAAAAGGCTTTCTTAAATAAGTAAGTATAACAAACATTACTAGAGTGATTTAGAAGAGGTTAGTAccacagaaaaatagaaagtaGACATGATAAATTTCACCATACCTAAGGCAGTGTTGGTAAATAGGAGCAAAATTAAGATACATCAAAGTAGAGACAAGAAAATTATTGTGCTTTTTGGTAGATAAAtacattttgtttatttataatttccaaataaatttgtatcttttaatatttttatatttctgttCTGAGGTTGTTACCAATTAGGACTTTAGAAAGATCAATGATTTTTTTCTAGAAGGTCGTAAATTTGATATAACTGAAAATTTGTTCATAATAATCtgttttatcttttcaatctttttggctACTGCCTTGCTCATTTTGTAGGGAAACTTGCGAAGAATACACTAGGGATGTTGGCAAGTTGATAATGAAGTTGATGGAGCTTATAGCACTAAGCCTAGGCTTGCAAGCAAAGAGGTTCCATGAATATTTCAAAGATCAAACAAGTACCATTCGACTCAACTACTACCCACCATGCCCTTCCCCTGAACTCGCTCTTGGGGTTGGACGCCACAGGGACAATGGAGTCTTAACAGTGCTAGCTCAAGATGAAGTTGGAGGTCTTCAAGTTAAGCGACGAACAGATGGAGAGTGGATCGGAGTGAAGCCCACACCAGGTGCCTTTATCATCAATGTTGGTGACATAATGCAGGTAACACACTCATGTGATATGCAAGTTGGAGGTAACACACTCCGTTGGGTTCCAGATTATCTGATATGCAAGTTCTCTTCTTAAGAATAAAGGAAATTAGTGATTATTGAAGAATGATTATGACATGGTAATTATGGTAGGGTATATGCTATTGTCAACTTTTGATGCAGGTAGTTAAAATCTAGATTTTACTTCAAACGTTGAAATAACTAAGTGTAAAACATGGAACAGTAACGTACATAATTTGAATCATAAAATCGCCTGTTCTGATAGAAATTGTTAGAATTCATTGAGTTATTCAAAATCGTAATATCACAAGGTTTTGAATTTTGTTGTAGGTGTGGACGAATGAGGCTTACAGAAGTGCAGAGCACAGAGTGGTAGTGAATTCTGTGAAGGAGAGGCTTTCAATTCCATTCTTCCTCAACCCAGCTCACTACACTGAGGTGAAGCCACTTGAGGAGCTCATAGATGAGGAACACCCTCCCAAGTATGGGCCATATGTTTGGGGCAAGTTTCAAGTTATTAGAAAGCGCAGTAACTTCATCAAACTCAATGTTGATAACATCCAAATTGATGATTTCAGGATAGCACCTTAATAAGGCTGGTTAATTGGAAATTTGGAATATAATTGGGAGTCCATACAAGTTACTACTATTATCCTATTAGTAAAGGGTGATTATTTATGGAAATGGATTCTctcaattttgtttttaataattgagaaaataaagtatattttttaattttttaa
This sequence is a window from Arachis stenosperma cultivar V10309 chromosome 10, arast.V10309.gnm1.PFL2, whole genome shotgun sequence. Protein-coding genes within it:
- the LOC130955925 gene encoding protein DMR6-LIKE OXYGENASE 2-like, with amino-acid sequence MGDLGEFDSSFIQALEHRPKPNATEAQGIPLIDLSPISCHEDVETNSETDAASIEELVKQVGSACKNWGFFQVINHGVPLDRRQRIEAVAREFFAQSLEEKRRVKRDEVKIMGYYDREHTKNVRDWKEVFDFGVEDPTLVAASTDPDDDSVAYWTNQWPEYPPKFRETCEEYTRDVGKLIMKLMELIALSLGLQAKRFHEYFKDQTSTIRLNYYPPCPSPELALGVGRHRDNGVLTVLAQDEVGGLQVKRRTDGEWIGVKPTPGAFIINVGDIMQVWTNEAYRSAEHRVVVNSVKERLSIPFFLNPAHYTEVKPLEELIDEEHPPKYGPYVWGKFQVIRKRSNFIKLNVDNIQIDDFRIAP